From a region of the Mercurialis annua linkage group LG1-X, ddMerAnnu1.2, whole genome shotgun sequence genome:
- the LOC126665121 gene encoding homeobox-leucine zipper protein PROTODERMAL FACTOR 2-like, giving the protein MFQPNMFESHHMFDMITPKSSETDLGKLKDDDYDHETKSGTETTEAPSGDDQDPNQRPKKKRYHRHTQRQIQEMEAFFKECPHPDDKQRKELSRELSLEPLQIKFWFQNKRTQMKAQHERQDNSILKAENEKLRVENNRYKEALSNASCPNCGGPAALGEMSFDEQHLRIENARLREEIDRISGIAAKYVGKPISTLSHLSSHLPRSLDLGVGNFGAQSGYVGEMYGASDLLRSITGPTESEKPMIVELAVAAMEELMRMAQAGDPLWFSVENGTREDLNEEEYFRAFPRGIGPRPLGLRSEASRESAVVIMNHVSLVEILMDVNQWSTVFCGIVSRAMTLEILSTGVAGNYNGALQVMTAEFQVPSPLVPTRESYFVRYCKQHVDGSWAVVDVSLDNLRPSPISRSRRRPSGCVIQELPNGYSKVTWVEHIEVDDRSVHNIYRPLVYSGLAFGAKRWVAILDRQCERIASSMAINIPAGDLCVITSAEGRKSMLKLAERMGMSFCSGVGASNAHAWTTLSATGSDDVRVMTRKSMDDPGRPPGIVLSAATSFWLPVPPKRVFEFLSDENHRSEWDILSNGGQVQEMAHIANGRDPGNCVSLLRVNSANSSQSNMLILQESCTDSTGSYVIYAPVDIAAMNVVLSGGDPDYVALLPSGFAILPDGPPGFSPPGLILEVGSGGALLTVAFQILVDSVPTAKLSLGSVATVNNLIKCTVERIKAAVTCERSHD; this is encoded by the exons ATGTTTCAACCAAACATGTTTGAGAGTCACCATATGTTTGATATGATCACACCGAAGAGCTCCGAAACTGATTTGGGAAAGCTTAAAGATGATGATTATGACCATGAGACCAAGTCAGGCACTGAGACCACTGAAGCTCCTTCCGGAGACGATCAAGACCCTAACCAACGCCCGAAAAAGAAGCGTTATCATCGCCATACACAGCGACAAATTCAAGAAATGGAAGc TTTCTTTAAGGAATGCCCTCACCCTGATGATAAGCAAAGAAAAGAGCTGAGTCGTGAGTTGAGTTTAGAGCCATTGCAAATCAAATTTTGGTTCCAGAACAAGCGCACACAAATGAAG GCTCAACATGAAAGACAAGATAATTCCATTCTAAAGGCTGAAAATGAAAAACTTCGAGTTGAAAATAATAGGTATAAGGAAGCTTTAAGTAACGCCTCATGCCCTAACTGCGGTGGACCAGCAGCTCTCGGTGAAATGTCCTTCGATGAGCAACATCTGAGGATAGAAAATGCTCGATTAAGAGAGGAG ATTGATAGGATATCAGGAATTGCTGCTAAATATGTTGGCAAGCCAATATCTACACTATCTCATCTTTCATCTCATTTACCTCGATCTCTCGATCTCGGAGTTGGCAATTTCGGAGCTCAATCAGGCTATGTGGGAGAAATGTACGGTGCCTCCGACCTTCTAAGATCAATCACTGGACCAACTGAGTCAGAAAAGCCAATGATAGTTGAACTAGCAGTAGCAGCAATGGAAGAATTAATGAGAATGGCTCAGGCAGGAGACCCCTTATGGTTCTCCGTAGAGAATGGTACTCGTGAGGACCTTAATGAGGAAGAATATTTCAGAGCTTTTCCTCGAGGGATCGGGCCGCGACCATTGGGATTAAGATCAGAAGCTTCAAGAGAATCTGCTGTTGTTATTATGAATCATGTTAGTCTTGTGGAGATTCTAATGGATGTG AATCAATGGTCAACTGTGTTTTGTGGAATTGTATCAAGAGCAATGACACTAGAAATCCTATCAACTGGAGTAGCTGGGAACTATAATGGAGCCTTACAAGTG ATGACAGCTGAGTTTCAAGTCCCATCTCCACTGGTTCCGACCCGTGAAAGTTACTTTGTGAGGTATTGTAAGCAGCATGTTGATGGAAGCTGGGCAGTGGTTGATGTTTCTTTGGACAATTTACGCCCTAGTCCGATCTCTAGGAGTAGAAGAAGGCCATCAGGTTGTGTAATTCAAGAATTGCCAAATGGTTACTCAAAG GTGACCTGGGTGGAGCACATTGAAGTGGATGATAGATCAGTTCACAACATATACAGACCGTTAGTTTATTCCGGTCTAGCTTTCGGAGCAAAGCGTTGGGTTGCTATACTAGATCGGCAATGCGAGCGTATAGCAAGCTCTATGGCAATCAACATTCCTGCTGGAGATTTATGTG TGATTACAAGTGCAGAAGGGAGGAAGAGTATGTTGAAGCTAGCTGAAAGAATGGGGATGAGCTTTTGCTCTGGTGTGGGTGCTTCTAATGCACACGCCTGGACTACATTATCTGCAACTGGTTCTGATGATGTTAGGGTGATGACTAGAAAGAGTATGGATGATCCCGGCAGACCTCCTGGGATTGTGCTTAGCGCAGCAACTTCTTTCTGGCTACCGGTACCTCCTAAGCGAGTGTTCGAGTTCCTCAGCGATGAGAACCATCGAAGTGAG TGGGATATCCTTTCAAATGGAGGTCAAGTTCAAGAAATGGCTCACATTGCTAACGGACGAGATCCAGGGAACTGCGTTTCTTTACTCCGAGTCAAT AGTGCAAATTCAAGCCAAAGCAACATGCTGATACTACAAGAAAGCTGCACAGACTCAACAGGCTCATATGTAATCTATGCACCAGTTGACATTGCTGCCATGAATGTAGTACTAAGTGGTGGAGACCCGGATTATGTTGCTCTGCTTCCGTCAGGTTTCGCTATTCTTCCCGACGGACCGCCTGGATTTAGCCCACCTGGACTCATTCTTGAAGTTGGCTCCGGCGGTGCTCTACTCACTGTTGCATTTCAGATCCTGGTTGATTCTGTTCCGACTGCGAAACTCTCTCTTGGATCTGTTGCAACTGTGAACAATTTGATTAAGTGCACAGTTGAAAGGATTAAAGCTGCAGTTACATGCGAGAGATCGCATGATTGA
- the LOC126665197 gene encoding CRIB domain-containing protein RIC10-like produces MATKIKGIYKGFKFISQIFVVKERELEIGFPTDVKHVAHIGWDGNSGTAPSWMNEFKTPPDFSSTTFANSRDSNSLTNFSPWSSQDFDLSSGSGPMSTTSLDNLITSSNDPPNIPKKPKRKKKSTSFSSSSRSSLVLKLPHDSTQSYKSGTSVRT; encoded by the exons ATGGCTACCAAAATTAAAGGGATATATAAAGGCTTCAAGTTCATCTCTCAAATTTTTG TGGTTAAAGAGAGGGAATTGGAAATTGGGTTTCCAACAGATGTGAAGCATGTGGCACATATTGGGTGGGATGGCAATTCTGGTACTGCACCCAGTTGG ATGAATGAATTCAAAACACCTCCTGATTTCTCCTCAACAACATTTGCTAATTCAAGAGACTCCAATTCTCTTACTAATTTCTCCCCATGGTCCTCTCAAG ATTTCGATCTCTCTAGTGGAAGTGGACCAATGTCAACCACTTCATTGGATAATCTTATCACATCGTCAAATGATCCTCCTAACATTCCCAAAAAACCTAAGAGAAAAAAGAAATCGACATCATTTTCTTCCTCATCGAGATCATCTCTGGTATTAAAATTACCTCATGACTCAACACAATCTTACAAGTCTGGAACTTCTGTAAGAACATGA